The following coding sequences lie in one Lolium perenne isolate Kyuss_39 chromosome 2, Kyuss_2.0, whole genome shotgun sequence genomic window:
- the LOC127335597 gene encoding transcription factor MYB4 gives MGRAPCCEKMGLKRGPWTAEEDKILVAHITSFGHGNWRALPKQAGLLRCGKSCRLRWINYLRPDIKRGNFSDEEEQSIIQLHQLLGNRWSAIAARLPGRTDNEIKNVWHTHLKKRLEPSEQEQHEQQPGAPKKRKPSGPPRRREAKAARKAVAAAPVSSPERSVSSTVTESTSVASAAAEHGGSSGNSAGSSVSVKEESFTSESEEFQIDESFWSETLSMPLDDINDVGLMEPQDAFGGGKSSDGDMDYWLKVFMEGEGDGGDADVLDLPQMI, from the exons ATGGGGAGGGCTCCGTGCTGCGAGAAGATGGGGCTGAAGCGGGGTCCCTGGACGGCGGAGGAGGACAAGATCCTCGTCGCCCACATCACCAGCTTCGGCCACGGCAACTGGCGCGCGCTGCCCAAGCAAGCCG GCCTGCTGCGGTGCGGCAAGAGCTGCCGGCTCCGGTGGATCAACTACCTGCGCCCGGACATCAAGCGCGGCAActtctccgacgaggaggagcagTCAATCATCCAGCTCCACCAGCTGCTCGGCAACAG ATGGTCAGCGatcgccgccaggctgccggggAGGACGGACAACGAGATCAAGAACGTCTGGCACACGCACCTCAAGAAGCGGCTGGAGCCCAGCGAGCAGGAGCAGCACGAGCAGCAGCCCGGTGCCCCCAAGAAGCGCAAGCCGTCGGGCCCGCCGCGGAGGCGCGAGGCCAAGGCGGCCAGGAAGGCCGTTGCAGCCGCGCCGGTGTCCTCGCCCGAGCGGTCCGTCTCGTCGACGGTGACCGAGTCGACGTCGGTCGCCTCCGCGGCAGCAGAGCACGGCGGCAGCTCGGGGAACTCGGCGGGGAGCTCCGTGTCGGTGAAGGAGGAGAGCTTCACCTCAGAGTCGGAGGAGTTCCAGATCGACGAGAGCTTCTGGTCCGAGACGCTGTCCATGCCGCTCGACGACATCAACGATGTCGGCCTGATGGAGCCGCAGGACGCCTTCGGCGGGGGCAAGTCGTCCGACGGCGACATGGACTACTGGCTCAAGGTGTTCATGGAGGGCGAAGGCGACGGCGGGGATGCCGACGTGCTAGACTTACCGCAGATGAtttag